One Clostridium estertheticum DNA segment encodes these proteins:
- a CDS encoding ABC transporter substrate-binding protein, translating to MKKKFLIKTLLLLTAFVFLKINCIAYAQNNKKVVLQLRWNHQYQFAGYYVAKWMGFYDAEGLDVEIKSAFTSNNSILVATKEVLEGRADFGIGSDDVLMEENKGANLCIVASLFQRSAVEYYMKSDTPYRGIVDLTKLNIARRKNDLLDIELQAMLENEGIKSDNTEMLPYSTEFSAADLATGKYDVIPGYLGTITYLAQQSKLSLRIIKPIDYGIDFYGDSLFTKRDLALTNPDLVEKFKKASIKGWEYALEHPVETAKRISTEFKIEGQSVKELEAYNLFQEKKVAELTLYPVVEIGNINPNRWMKMQETLLKLGIVNGTPDFNSFIFNYDKIINDRNKRLEMIFIVLMIGSFCIFLIYFIVRLTTNNVILKKENNERKKAEEKIIRSTQRYETMFSSALLGITITTIKGIILQANKRWLDMTGYNEEDVIGRSIFELIIPEDDNVLKLKDRFLKEEIESYEIEQQYIRKDGRLICGKLFMTSIFDQDSDNKVNMGMVLDITNTKTEEETVRRSESRFRRIINEIASGMPEVEPNDSISEYKTSEGVYSLSTEKSQLSLKLEKINLELERMFKNEMDENKKKEALLIYQARFAAMGEMIGNIAHQWRQPLNNLGLIISNLEDASIYDELEPEVVNNVVGKCRKLISRMSDTIDDFRYFLKPQNGKTNFSICENINVVLELLDENLKFNKVNVTMDTKNDVVAFGYANQYSQAIFNIISNSIDALAEQFHSNKEIGIKVYKEADMISVEISDNGGGIKEENIDKIFDVYFSTKGDKNGTGLGLYMTKLIIENNMSGRVELLEHGTGVTIKVTIPENGGSKIEGARK from the coding sequence ATGAAGAAGAAATTTTTAATAAAGACCTTATTATTATTAACCGCATTTGTGTTTTTAAAAATTAATTGCATTGCTTATGCACAAAACAATAAAAAAGTGGTTCTACAACTAAGATGGAACCATCAATATCAGTTTGCAGGGTACTATGTTGCAAAATGGATGGGGTTTTACGATGCAGAAGGGTTAGATGTAGAAATAAAGTCTGCCTTTACCTCAAACAACAGTATATTAGTTGCAACTAAGGAGGTTCTTGAGGGTAGAGCAGATTTTGGCATTGGATCAGATGATGTATTAATGGAAGAAAATAAAGGGGCAAATCTTTGTATTGTTGCTTCACTATTTCAACGTAGTGCAGTTGAATATTATATGAAGTCTGATACGCCCTATAGAGGTATAGTTGATTTAACAAAACTCAACATTGCCAGGAGAAAAAATGATTTATTAGATATTGAACTTCAAGCTATGCTGGAAAATGAGGGTATTAAATCTGATAATACTGAAATGTTACCCTATTCTACTGAATTTTCAGCAGCGGATTTAGCAACAGGTAAATACGATGTGATTCCAGGATATCTGGGAACGATTACCTATCTAGCACAACAATCAAAGTTATCATTAAGAATAATAAAACCCATTGACTATGGAATAGACTTTTATGGAGATTCTTTATTTACGAAAAGAGATTTAGCCTTAACAAACCCAGATTTGGTTGAAAAATTTAAAAAAGCAAGTATTAAAGGATGGGAATATGCTTTAGAACATCCTGTGGAGACAGCAAAACGAATTTCCACAGAGTTTAAGATTGAAGGGCAGTCAGTGAAGGAGTTAGAAGCCTATAACCTTTTTCAAGAAAAGAAAGTAGCGGAATTAACTCTTTATCCCGTGGTTGAAATCGGGAATATTAATCCCAACAGATGGATGAAAATGCAAGAGACTTTATTAAAACTTGGAATTGTAAATGGAACACCTGATTTTAACTCATTTATATTTAATTATGATAAGATTATTAATGATAGAAATAAAAGGTTAGAAATGATATTTATTGTTTTAATGATAGGGAGTTTCTGCATATTTTTAATATATTTTATAGTTCGGTTAACTACTAATAATGTCATACTAAAAAAAGAAAACAATGAGAGAAAAAAAGCTGAGGAGAAAATTATTAGAAGTACACAAAGATATGAGACTATGTTTAGTAGTGCACTTCTTGGGATAACAATTACAACAATAAAAGGCATTATATTACAAGCTAATAAACGATGGTTGGATATGACAGGCTATAATGAAGAGGATGTCATTGGAAGAAGTATTTTTGAATTAATTATCCCTGAAGATGACAATGTTTTAAAATTAAAGGATAGATTTTTAAAGGAGGAAATTGAAAGCTATGAAATAGAGCAACAATACATTAGAAAAGATGGCCGTTTGATTTGCGGCAAGCTTTTTATGACTTCAATTTTCGATCAAGACAGTGATAATAAAGTTAATATGGGTATGGTTTTAGATATAACAAATACAAAAACTGAGGAAGAGACTGTTAGGAGAAGTGAAAGCAGGTTTAGACGAATAATTAATGAAATTGCCTCGGGCATGCCTGAAGTGGAGCCAAATGATTCAATATCAGAATATAAAACCTCAGAGGGCGTATATTCTTTATCTACTGAAAAAAGCCAATTATCCTTAAAATTAGAAAAGATTAATCTTGAACTTGAAAGAATGTTCAAAAATGAAATGGATGAGAATAAGAAAAAAGAGGCCTTACTCATATATCAAGCTAGATTTGCTGCAATGGGTGAAATGATAGGAAACATAGCACATCAATGGAGGCAACCCTTAAATAATTTAGGGCTTATTATTTCAAACCTAGAAGATGCTTCCATATATGATGAACTTGAGCCTGAGGTAGTTAACAATGTAGTTGGAAAATGCAGAAAATTAATCAGTAGAATGTCAGATACTATAGACGATTTCAGGTATTTTTTAAAGCCTCAAAATGGAAAAACAAATTTTTCAATATGTGAAAATATAAATGTTGTATTGGAATTGCTTGATGAAAACTTAAAATTTAATAAAGTTAATGTAACAATGGATACAAAAAACGATGTGGTAGCCTTTGGATATGCTAACCAATATTCTCAAGCAATATTTAATATTATAAGTAATTCTATTGATGCCCTAGCGGAACAGTTCCATTCAAATAAAGAAATTGGTATTAAAGTTTATAAAGAGGCAGATATGATTTCAGTTGAAATAAGTGATAATGGTGGCGGAATAAAGGAAGAGAATATTGATAAAATATTTGATGTTTATTTTTCTACAAAGGGTGACAAAAATGGAACTGGACTGGGATTATATATGACAAAGTTAATTATCGAAAATAACATGAGTGGTAGAGTTGAACTTCTTGAACATGGAACAGGTGTTACTATTAAAGTTACAATACCAGAAAATGGGGGGAGTAAAATTGAAGGTGCTAGAAAATAG
- a CDS encoding Na-translocating system protein MpsC family protein, protein MLENSNLLNNLKVLYIEDEDFARNELAIFLKRRVGVLLTAKNGEEGLKAFNENKPDLVLTDLIMPVMGGIQLIEEIRKTGSTCPVIVISALSDSQTIIKTIDQGIVKYIIKPLNTNELIKHMEGLAIDILRDITGNTVIGGLSLLNKESKQELEKKLKSEIAFFLKSFTGKGPRDIHLFIKGNRIEVKALGILTLLEANLVVNKKNYSLVDFNRKIFYEENINILQLKLGEVVGSVVKLLEVIPDSWSNSDEMIFTIF, encoded by the coding sequence GTGCTAGAAAATAGTAATTTGCTAAATAACCTTAAGGTATTATATATTGAGGATGAAGATTTTGCTAGAAACGAATTGGCAATATTTTTAAAAAGAAGGGTTGGAGTTTTATTAACTGCAAAGAATGGAGAAGAAGGATTAAAGGCATTTAATGAAAATAAACCTGATTTAGTTTTAACAGATCTCATTATGCCTGTTATGGGTGGAATTCAGCTAATAGAAGAGATTAGAAAAACAGGGTCGACCTGTCCCGTGATAGTTATTTCTGCTTTATCAGACAGTCAGACAATAATAAAGACTATTGACCAAGGCATTGTTAAATATATTATAAAGCCATTAAATACAAATGAATTGATTAAACATATGGAAGGTCTTGCAATTGACATACTAAGAGATATTACGGGTAATACTGTAATCGGTGGATTATCATTGCTTAATAAAGAAAGTAAGCAAGAATTAGAGAAAAAATTAAAAAGTGAAATTGCATTTTTCTTAAAGAGTTTTACAGGTAAAGGCCCTAGGGATATTCATCTATTTATAAAGGGCAATAGAATAGAAGTAAAAGCACTAGGGATTCTTACACTATTAGAAGCTAATTTGGTAGTTAATAAAAAAAATTATAGCTTGGTGGATTTTAATCGCAAGATTTTTTACGAGGAAAATATTAATATTCTTCAGCTAAAATTAGGAGAGGTGGTAGGCTCAGTTGTAAAACTACTGGAAGTTATTCCAGATTCATGGAGTAATAGCGATGAGATGATTTTTACGATTTTTTAG
- a CDS encoding nucleobase:cation symporter-2 family protein — protein sequence MNTNQTDLTDLTNEKLPIKTLLPLGLQHVLAMYAGAIAVPVIVGAAIGLTPQQIAYLVAADLFTCGIATLIQAFGFGKYIGVKLPVIMGCSFVSVAPMITIGKASGLPVIYGSVICAGIFVLLISSFFGKLLKFFPSLVTGTVIMIVGLSLIPVALNDAAGGYGPTHGNPKNLILAGIVIIFICILNRYFKGFMQAASVLLGLVFGTIVASFMGMVNLSAVSSAGWFRVVTPFYFGLPKFELGPIFTMCLISLILMIEAVGVFIGVSNICGKKVENSEIVSGLRGEGLAQILGGVFNSFPYTTFSQNVGLVALSGIKSRYVTVCSGLILICLGIIPKVAALATIIPHAVLGGATLAMFGMVSVSGIRILSSVDFSKTGNMLTIALAVGIGLSSKVSPGLFDQLPYALKFVLEDGIVAGSLVAIFGNIFFNYKEIMASENNVSIPNNHTL from the coding sequence ATGAATACTAACCAAACTGACCTAACTGACCTAACCAATGAAAAGTTACCTATTAAAACATTATTACCATTAGGGCTTCAACATGTACTTGCAATGTATGCTGGAGCAATAGCAGTTCCTGTTATAGTAGGAGCGGCTATTGGTTTAACTCCTCAGCAAATAGCTTACCTAGTAGCAGCAGATCTGTTTACTTGTGGTATTGCCACTTTAATTCAAGCCTTTGGATTTGGAAAATACATTGGTGTTAAGCTACCAGTAATTATGGGGTGTTCCTTTGTATCTGTTGCTCCTATGATTACTATTGGAAAAGCAAGTGGATTACCTGTTATTTATGGTTCAGTTATTTGTGCAGGTATTTTTGTTCTATTGATTTCATCTTTTTTTGGTAAACTTCTTAAGTTTTTCCCTTCTCTTGTTACTGGTACAGTAATTATGATTGTTGGTTTATCACTTATACCTGTTGCTTTAAATGATGCTGCAGGCGGTTATGGTCCAACCCATGGCAATCCTAAAAATCTTATTCTTGCAGGTATAGTAATAATATTTATTTGTATTCTTAATAGATATTTTAAAGGATTTATGCAAGCAGCCTCAGTTCTATTAGGTTTAGTTTTTGGTACAATCGTAGCTTCATTTATGGGGATGGTAAATCTAAGCGCTGTTTCAAGTGCTGGATGGTTTAGAGTTGTTACTCCCTTTTATTTTGGACTTCCTAAATTTGAACTTGGACCAATATTCACAATGTGTCTTATATCACTAATACTTATGATTGAAGCTGTTGGAGTTTTTATCGGTGTTTCAAATATTTGTGGTAAAAAAGTAGAAAATAGCGAAATAGTAAGTGGTCTTAGAGGAGAGGGACTAGCTCAGATCTTAGGTGGAGTTTTCAATTCATTCCCTTACACTACTTTTTCTCAAAATGTTGGACTTGTTGCACTATCAGGTATTAAGAGTCGTTATGTTACAGTGTGTTCAGGTTTAATTCTAATATGTCTTGGAATTATTCCAAAGGTCGCTGCACTTGCAACAATTATCCCACACGCTGTACTTGGTGGAGCTACCTTGGCTATGTTCGGCATGGTATCAGTATCAGGTATTAGAATATTATCAAGTGTAGACTTTTCAAAGACAGGTAATATGTTAACTATTGCTTTAGCTGTAGGAATCGGTCTTAGCTCTAAAGTTTCACCTGGACTCTTTGATCAACTTCCTTATGCCCTTAAATTCGTACTTGAAGATGGAATTGTTGCCGGAAGTTTAGTTGCAATATTTGGTAATATATTTTTTAATTATAAAGAAATTATGGCATCAGAAAATAATGTATCGATTCCTAACAATCATACTCTTTAG
- a CDS encoding ABC transporter permease — MKEFFTVLGYTFKENSRKKSFIISTIITLILTIVIVSLPAIIKNFDKSGKNNTEQGTTTIETKKGVVFVVDSKIILKGDLNKLGKAFSNYEFKSEPANNIDTLKNKVKNEENNALLVLDEKNGVPTFDYIVKQSGSGLGPSEISRVVKSIFVSNLLTASNVPDNVSAMVQSEVSFNVSELGNGKMNSYISSIVVSMLLFFSIYFYGYGVAMSVASEKTSRVMELLVTSTKPSKIILGKSAAMGILGLIQLAMVVFTGALTYKLTFPENFAIAGQALNFSSFTPFSLIMIVLYFIFGYSLYAMMNAVAGATVSKAEDVNSSIMPITMISMVAFYMGYFSLAVPDGNVAILSSIIPFSAPFSMPPRILATEVPVWQIVASLFSLVITIVFIAWISIKIYSSAILHYGKRLKLKDLIKMSIDNKQ, encoded by the coding sequence ATGAAAGAATTCTTTACTGTTTTAGGCTATACCTTTAAGGAAAACTCAAGAAAAAAATCATTTATTATTTCAACTATAATTACACTTATTTTAACAATTGTAATAGTCAGTTTACCAGCAATAATAAAGAATTTTGATAAAAGCGGTAAAAACAATACAGAGCAAGGTACAACCACAATCGAAACTAAAAAAGGAGTTGTGTTTGTCGTCGATTCAAAAATTATTCTAAAGGGAGATTTAAATAAACTTGGTAAAGCTTTTTCAAACTATGAATTTAAATCTGAACCTGCTAATAATATTGATACACTTAAAAATAAAGTTAAAAATGAAGAGAATAATGCGCTTCTAGTTCTAGATGAGAAAAATGGTGTACCTACTTTTGATTATATAGTTAAACAATCTGGCAGTGGCCTTGGCCCCTCTGAAATTAGTCGAGTTGTTAAAAGTATTTTTGTAAGCAATTTACTTACGGCTTCTAATGTACCTGATAACGTATCTGCAATGGTACAAAGTGAAGTTTCCTTTAATGTAAGCGAACTAGGAAATGGCAAGATGAACAGCTATATATCAAGTATTGTTGTAAGTATGCTACTATTCTTTTCGATTTATTTTTATGGCTATGGAGTAGCTATGTCTGTAGCTTCTGAAAAGACTTCAAGAGTAATGGAGCTTCTTGTAACTTCAACAAAACCATCAAAAATAATTCTCGGTAAAAGTGCTGCTATGGGTATCCTCGGTCTAATTCAGTTAGCCATGGTAGTATTTACTGGTGCACTAACCTATAAATTAACTTTTCCTGAGAATTTTGCAATAGCAGGTCAAGCGCTTAACTTTTCGAGCTTCACCCCTTTTAGCCTTATAATGATTGTTTTATACTTTATATTTGGTTATTCTCTATATGCTATGATGAATGCTGTAGCTGGAGCTACTGTTAGTAAGGCAGAAGATGTTAATTCATCTATTATGCCTATTACTATGATATCTATGGTGGCTTTCTATATGGGATATTTTTCACTGGCGGTGCCTGATGGAAATGTAGCAATCCTCTCATCTATAATTCCATTTTCCGCACCTTTTTCCATGCCTCCTAGAATTTTAGCTACAGAAGTTCCTGTTTGGCAAATTGTAGCTTCCCTATTCTCTTTGGTAATAACAATTGTTTTTATAGCTTGGATATCCATAAAAATATATTCTTCTGCTATACTTCATTACGGCAAGCGTTTAAAACTTAAGGATTTAATAAAGATGTCAATCGATAATAAACAATAA
- a CDS encoding ABC transporter ATP-binding protein translates to MALDVLDLVKKFGEKTAVENLSFKIEKPGVFGLLGTNGAGKTTTIRMILGILEKDSGIIQWNGSPVTRETVKFGYLPEERGLYPKAKIVDQLSYFGKLRGMDGKSVKKAISYWFDRLKVSEYSKSTAEQLSKGNQQKIQFITALLHDPELIILDEPLSGLDPINADLFKSVIFELVEKGKYIVMSSHQMQSVEEYCEDLMILKDGKTVLRGNLKQIKAGYGRTNLTVNCQEEIDTLIKEQDINLISKTATGYEFKIKSDEQAYGLLEKIIASKIRLHKFEIREPSLHEIFIEKVGEQ, encoded by the coding sequence ATGGCATTAGATGTTTTAGACCTAGTAAAAAAATTCGGAGAAAAAACTGCTGTCGAAAACCTTTCTTTTAAAATTGAAAAGCCAGGTGTATTTGGTTTACTTGGCACAAATGGCGCAGGAAAAACCACTACCATAAGAATGATTTTGGGGATTCTTGAAAAGGATAGTGGAATTATTCAATGGAATGGAAGCCCTGTTACAAGAGAAACCGTAAAGTTTGGATATCTACCAGAGGAAAGAGGCTTATATCCTAAAGCTAAGATAGTAGATCAGCTCTCATATTTCGGAAAACTTCGTGGCATGGATGGAAAGTCAGTAAAAAAAGCAATAAGCTATTGGTTTGATAGACTTAAGGTATCTGAATACTCAAAATCTACAGCTGAACAACTATCCAAAGGCAATCAGCAAAAAATTCAATTTATAACAGCACTTCTACATGATCCTGAATTAATTATTCTAGACGAACCTCTAAGTGGTCTTGATCCAATTAATGCTGATTTGTTCAAAAGTGTAATTTTTGAATTAGTTGAAAAGGGGAAATATATAGTAATGTCTAGCCATCAAATGCAATCCGTGGAAGAATATTGTGAGGACCTTATGATATTAAAAGATGGAAAAACTGTTCTTCGCGGCAACCTAAAGCAAATAAAGGCTGGTTATGGAAGGACGAATCTCACTGTTAACTGCCAAGAGGAAATTGATACTCTTATAAAAGAGCAAGACATAAATCTTATATCAAAAACCGCTACAGGTTACGAGTTTAAAATTAAATCTGATGAACAGGCCTACGGCCTTCTTGAAAAAATCATAGCATCAAAAATAAGACTCCATAAATTTGAAATTCGTGAACCCTCTCTTCATGAAATATTTATTGAAAAGGTTGGTGAACAATAA
- a CDS encoding MBOAT family O-acyltransferase, which translates to MLFNSASFFIFFPIVTILYFLMPHKVRWLWLLIISYFFYMCFNPKYAILLAISTIITYVSGLLIEKVNIDKNVRRAIRLKKIVVFASFASNLGILFTFKYLNLFTSRLTEVLLKFHILITVPTFDFLLPIGISFYTFKALSYTMDVYRGDIKATKHLGKYALFVSFFPQLLAGPIDKSKDLLCQFDEEHYFDYDRVKKGLLLMLWGFVQKVIIADRLALLVNTVYDNPKNYHGFQIVIATIFFAFQIYCDFSSYSDIARGVGTVMGFRLTKNFESPYFSRSIKEFWRRWHISLSGWFKDYLYFPLGGNRCSKLRFYFNIMVVFIASGLWHGAAINFVIWGALHGIYQIVGDLFKPAKVKLISTFKIKTEAWVYKFFQVVITFILVDFAWIFFRAASFTAAKTIIKNMMTFNPWVLTDGSIFKLGLDPKDFLISVLGIFIILAINAMQSCKNLGFELAKQNIILRWSLYLIAITSVLVFGMYGPAFDVQKFIYSQF; encoded by the coding sequence TTGTTATTTAATTCTGCTAGTTTCTTTATATTTTTCCCCATTGTTACAATTCTATATTTTTTAATGCCACACAAGGTCAGATGGTTATGGCTATTAATAATTAGTTATTTTTTTTATATGTGTTTTAATCCTAAATATGCAATATTACTTGCCATATCAACTATAATTACATATGTAAGTGGATTATTAATAGAAAAGGTGAATATAGATAAAAATGTACGAAGAGCTATTCGATTAAAAAAAATTGTTGTTTTTGCAAGTTTTGCTAGTAATTTAGGTATTTTATTCACATTTAAATATTTAAATTTATTTACTTCCAGATTAACAGAAGTATTATTAAAATTTCATATTTTGATAACAGTACCAACCTTTGATTTTTTGTTACCAATTGGTATTTCTTTTTACACATTTAAGGCGTTAAGTTATACTATGGATGTTTACAGAGGAGATATTAAAGCAACAAAACATTTAGGAAAGTATGCGTTGTTTGTATCTTTTTTTCCACAACTATTAGCAGGACCTATAGATAAATCAAAGGATTTATTATGTCAGTTTGATGAAGAACATTATTTTGATTATGATAGAGTTAAAAAAGGGTTACTATTAATGCTATGGGGTTTTGTTCAAAAGGTTATAATTGCGGATAGGTTAGCGCTATTAGTTAATACTGTATATGATAACCCAAAGAACTATCATGGATTTCAAATTGTAATTGCTACTATTTTCTTTGCTTTTCAAATATATTGTGATTTTTCATCTTATTCTGATATAGCAAGGGGAGTTGGCACAGTTATGGGCTTTAGGCTAACCAAAAATTTTGAAAGCCCTTACTTTTCAAGATCTATAAAAGAATTTTGGAGACGTTGGCATATTAGTTTAAGTGGATGGTTTAAAGACTATTTATATTTCCCTTTAGGGGGAAACAGATGTAGTAAGCTAAGATTTTATTTTAATATAATGGTTGTATTTATAGCAAGTGGATTGTGGCATGGAGCTGCAATAAATTTTGTTATTTGGGGAGCATTACATGGCATATATCAAATAGTAGGAGATTTATTTAAACCAGCAAAAGTGAAATTAATAAGCACATTTAAGATTAAAACTGAAGCTTGGGTATATAAATTTTTCCAAGTAGTAATAACATTTATACTTGTTGATTTTGCATGGATATTTTTTAGGGCAGCTTCATTTACCGCTGCAAAAACAATAATTAAAAATATGATGACGTTTAACCCTTGGGTTCTTACTGATGGCTCTATTTTTAAGTTAGGCTTAGATCCAAAAGATTTTTTAATATCAGTATTAGGCATATTCATTATTTTAGCTATAAATGCTATGCAGTCATGTAAAAACTTAGGATTTGAATTAGCCAAACAAAACATAATACTTAGATGGAGTTTGTATCTAATCGCTATAACGTCGGTATTGGTATTTGGAATGTATGGTCCCGCATTTGATGTTCAGAAATTTATATATTCTCAGTTTTAA
- a CDS encoding G5 domain-containing protein, translating to MLVTIISALTIFMCFINEDSTVVVDGKQIEPITFQKTYNSTLASAEINADENDNIDKSLIASNDVITVDLKVLVDNKELNIKSTEKNIALMLKAEKIALSATDKVSPSLVTELSSGMEVTVTRVKIATLKKSIPIPFKTVIKNDANTLKSQSKVSQVGKQGEKSVTSNVTYEDGKQVASNVIKETVIKAPQNKIIVQGTLPNITFSRGGSEKIINVKATAYCPIKGATNTYTASGKKAVRDPNGISTIATDPNVIPMGTKLYVEGYGYAIAADKGSGVKGKFIDLYFNTLKEALDFGVRYIKVQILD from the coding sequence ATGCTGGTGACAATAATTTCAGCTTTAACTATTTTTATGTGCTTCATAAATGAAGATAGTACGGTAGTTGTAGATGGTAAACAAATTGAACCAATAACTTTCCAAAAAACTTATAATAGCACTTTAGCTAGTGCTGAAATAAATGCAGACGAAAATGATAACATTGATAAATCTTTAATAGCTAGTAATGATGTTATAACTGTGGATCTTAAAGTCTTAGTAGATAATAAAGAGCTTAATATAAAATCTACTGAAAAAAACATTGCTCTAATGTTAAAAGCAGAAAAAATAGCTTTAAGTGCTACTGATAAGGTGTCCCCATCATTAGTAACTGAGTTATCAAGCGGTATGGAAGTTACCGTAACAAGGGTTAAAATAGCAACACTAAAAAAATCAATACCTATTCCTTTTAAAACAGTTATCAAAAATGATGCTAATACACTCAAATCTCAAAGTAAGGTTTCACAAGTGGGAAAGCAAGGCGAAAAAAGTGTTACTTCAAATGTGACTTATGAGGATGGAAAACAAGTAGCAAGCAATGTTATTAAAGAAACAGTAATTAAAGCACCACAAAATAAAATTATAGTTCAAGGTACTTTGCCTAACATAACCTTCTCAAGAGGAGGCTCTGAAAAGATTATTAACGTAAAGGCCACTGCTTATTGCCCAATTAAAGGAGCAACTAATACTTATACTGCCTCTGGAAAAAAGGCTGTTCGAGATCCAAATGGAATTAGTACAATAGCTACAGACCCTAATGTCATTCCCATGGGAACAAAATTATATGTTGAAGGCTACGGATATGCCATAGCTGCAGATAAAGGTTCTGGAGTGAAAGGAAAATTTATAGATTTATATTTCAATACACTTAAAGAAGCCCTTGATTTTGGTGTTAGATACATAAAAGTACAAATACTAGATTAA
- a CDS encoding FadR/GntR family transcriptional regulator, producing the protein MFSPIKNTKVYEQVIIQIKDMIDKGTLKKGDKLPSERKLVEQLEVSRASIREALRALEVIGLIECRQGEGNYIKTSFQDNLFEPLSIMFMLEGSDPEAIWELRKIMEVEAAGLASKRITTEQLKELKDITQEFMNCGDETINAEIDKQFHYKIAECSGNVLIFNILKTVSTLVDHFIVDARKLILEQPGNKEILFSQHNEVYLAMEKHSSAAARKAMREHLDFANAYMKKEK; encoded by the coding sequence ATGTTTAGTCCTATAAAGAATACAAAAGTTTACGAACAGGTAATAATTCAAATAAAAGATATGATTGATAAAGGTACGCTTAAAAAGGGAGATAAGCTTCCTTCTGAGAGGAAGTTAGTTGAACAATTAGAGGTAAGTAGGGCTTCCATTCGGGAGGCACTTAGAGCATTAGAAGTCATTGGACTTATAGAGTGCAGACAAGGGGAAGGCAATTACATAAAAACAAGTTTTCAAGATAATTTATTTGAACCACTATCAATTATGTTTATGTTAGAGGGAAGCGACCCAGAAGCAATCTGGGAGCTTAGAAAAATTATGGAGGTGGAGGCTGCAGGTCTTGCTTCTAAGAGGATAACTACTGAACAACTAAAGGAATTAAAAGATATAACTCAAGAATTTATGAATTGTGGGGATGAAACTATTAATGCTGAAATTGACAAACAGTTTCATTATAAGATTGCAGAATGCTCAGGCAATGTTTTAATATTTAACATTCTAAAAACAGTATCAACCCTTGTGGATCATTTTATTGTAGATGCAAGAAAATTGATATTAGAGCAGCCGGGAAATAAAGAAATACTTTTCTCACAACACAATGAGGTATATTTAGCTATGGAAAAACATAGTTCTGCAGCTGCTCGAAAAGCAATGCGAGAACATTTAGATTTTGCAAATGCGTATATGAAAAAAGAAAAGTAA
- a CDS encoding electron transfer flavoprotein subunit beta/FixA family protein, producing MEILVCIKQVPGTSKVEVDPVTGVLKRDGVDSKMNPYDLFALETALKIKEQQGGLIKVITMGPPQAKDVIREAYMMGADEGALISDRKFAGADVLATSYTISQGVKKMGTFDLILCGKQTTDGDTAQVGPEMAEYLGIPHIANVLKIIEIKDKSVIVEMDMANTVEVAEVQFPCLLTVDKDIYQPRLPSYRKKLATKDREIKMITLNDFEDKNEKKYGLSGSPTQVERIFPPSVNNDRETWTGSGAQLSLKIAAKLKELKFV from the coding sequence ATGGAAATTTTAGTTTGTATAAAGCAAGTTCCAGGAACTTCAAAAGTTGAAGTAGATCCAGTTACAGGTGTTTTAAAAAGAGATGGTGTAGATTCAAAAATGAACCCTTATGATTTATTTGCATTAGAAACTGCGCTTAAAATTAAGGAGCAGCAAGGTGGATTAATCAAGGTTATAACTATGGGACCACCACAAGCAAAGGATGTAATTCGAGAGGCATATATGATGGGCGCAGATGAAGGCGCATTAATATCTGATAGAAAGTTTGCAGGAGCGGATGTTCTTGCTACATCTTATACAATATCACAAGGAGTAAAAAAAATGGGTACCTTTGATCTTATACTATGTGGAAAGCAAACTACAGACGGTGATACTGCTCAAGTTGGACCAGAAATGGCTGAATATCTTGGTATTCCCCACATTGCAAACGTTTTAAAAATAATAGAAATAAAAGATAAATCAGTTATTGTTGAAATGGATATGGCAAATACTGTTGAGGTAGCAGAAGTTCAATTTCCATGCCTTTTAACTGTAGATAAAGATATATATCAGCCAAGACTGCCATCTTACAGGAAAAAACTAGCTACAAAAGATAGAGAAATAAAAATGATAACATTAAATGATTTTGAAGATAAGAATGAAAAGAAATATGGACTTAGTGGTTCACCAACGCAGGTTGAAAGAATATTTCCTCCATCTGTAAATAATGATAGAGAAACATGGACAGGCAGTGGTGCACAGCTTAGCCTTAAAATAGCAGCAAAACTTAAAGAATTAAAATTTGTATAA